A stretch of the Perca fluviatilis chromosome 17, GENO_Pfluv_1.0, whole genome shotgun sequence genome encodes the following:
- the LOC120545034 gene encoding uncharacterized protein LOC120545034 has translation MMTGPRGSSETKMHRGMVASAQIAVQKLSALGYMPILFFSQRHKGTGKLVANAVTHLPPTQTNMRVLTSMKKAYDFIIKLDDVPQPQPQQDQPLAQDQPLPQDQPLAQDQPLPQDQPLAQDQPLAQDQPLAQDQHLPLDHPIPQNQPTPPDQQLITLNLFPIPPDSAHAQLHMEPLPPRKRQTKGREASPSTLAKKKKTKSCKCSRQTIYPYEKILERRMNGGKAAEVKVRWLPCASCGRVWEDTWEPASKFA, from the exons GTCCAAAAACTTTCTGCTTTGGGCTATATGCCCATATTATTCTTTAGCCAGAGGCACAAGGGCACAGGCAAGTTAGTGGCAAACGCAGTCACGCATCTGCCACCAACGCAAACCAACATGCGTGTATTAACCAGCATGAAGAAGGCCTACGACTTCATTATCAAACTGGATG ATGTGCCCCAGCCCCAGCCCCAACAAGACCAGCCCCTCGCCCAAGACCAGCCCCTCCCCCAAGACCAGCCCCTCGCCCAAGACCAGCCCCTCCCCCAAGACCAGCCCCTCGCCCAAGACCAGCCCCTCGCCCAAGACCAGCCCCTCGCCCAAGACCAGCACCTTCCCCTAGACCACCCCATCCCGCAAAACCAGCCCACCCCCCCAGACCAGCAACTTATTACTTTAAACCTATTCCCGATTCCCCCAGACTCAGCTCATGCTCAGCTGCATATGGAGCCTCTACCACCCAGGAAAAGACAAA CGAAAGGCAGAGAAGCCTCACCCTCAACCCTtgccaaaaagaagaaaacaaaaa GTTGCAAATGCAGTCGACAGACAATTTATCCGTATGAAAAAATATTGGAGAGACGGATGAATGGG ggGAAGGCAGCAGAGGTCAAAGTGCGCTGGCTGCCTTGCGCTTCCTG TGGCAGAGTCTGGGAAGACACCTGGGAGCCGGCCAGCAAATTTGCCtga
- the LOC120545093 gene encoding uncharacterized protein LOC120545093, translating to MFRGEIFAYPLYLQKQMACKPVTFFAMDVACKYWPYLRRVTEKCPELQQLLTMRPFLSVFHAKAHDFKCEVKWSGAYQEGAGSTLGEEVEQCNAFLSRIAVTTKHMSKAGRIDMLTVMAMRWNKQKFDNLASTLARRYRKATVALQCQLHNLEAMKTEMDITDNQLESWIIDINEWAEATTSPNDADVAAVASRIEELVASVKRRSQRLYKDHDGCKGRAGSAERSGRKNKI from the exons ATGTTCAGGGGGGAGATTTTTGCCTACCCCCTGTACCTCCAAAAGCAAATGGCCTGTAAGCCAGTGACATTTTTTGCTATGGATGTGGCATGCAAGTACTGGCCTTACCTCCGGAGAGTGACAGAGAAATGCCCTGAGCTTCAGCAGCTCCTCACCATGAGgccatttctttctgtttttcatgCCAAAGCTCACGATTTCAAATGTgag gtAAAATGGAGTGGAGCGTATCAGGAAGGGGCTGGTTCGACTCTTGGGGAAGAGGTGGAGCAGTGCAATGCCTTCCTCTCGAGGATTGCTGTTACCACAAAGCACATGTCAAAAGCAG GACGCATAGACATGCTGACGGTCATGGCCATGCGCTGGaacaaacaaaagtttgacAACTTGGCTTCCACCCTTGCCCGCCGATATCGGAAG GCCACAGTAGCCCTGCAATGCCAGTTGCATAACCTGGAGGCCATGAAAACGGAAATGGACATCACAGACAATCAACTGGAAAGCTGGATCATTGATATCAATGAGTGGGCAGAAG CAACAACATCCCCAAATGATGCTGACGTTGCTGCTGTAGCCAGCCGAATTGAGGAGCTGGTGGCAAGTGTTAAGAGAAGGTCCCAGCGTCTTTATAAAGATCATGACGGATGCAAAGGACGTGCCGGATCCGCCGAAAGATCAGGgaggaaaaacaaaatttaa
- the LOC120545094 gene encoding uncharacterized protein LOC120545094, with amino-acid sequence MSDPELDCLLKEMSSVVDEAEHQAHLQNLQQLISQSAEPSTSQPSTSYPSNSKQDVRWNKRDSDGNIISGRPRSSRKQAAGPSHSQSRKTGVSNVRAPDTSGEVTSDFPSVTAESFLQELKRSLGEDIHEDETPPQASTDWSTRKSLISGWWEKERPRLVNTMVAGQHAATRICQHCGNGPAVIRCCDCRPHPFLCGQGVLYLWRCQRQYVFVYEDRPLST; translated from the exons ATGTCTGATCCTGAGTTGGACTGTCTCCTGAAGGAGATGAGTAGCGTTGTCGATGAGGCTGAACATCAGGCTCACCTCCAAAACCTCCAACAGCTCATTAGCCAGTCAGCAGAACCATCCACCAGTCAGCCTTCCACCAGTTATCCATCAAACAGCAAGCAAGACGTTAGGTGGAATAAGAGGGACAgtgatggaaacattatttCCGGCAGGCCCAGATCATCCCGCAAACAAGCAG CAGGTCCCAGTCACAGCCAGAGTCGGAAGACTGGTGTCTCTAATGTCAGGGCTCCGGACACCAGTGGGGAAGTGACCAGTGACTTTCCTTCTGTTACTGCGG AGTCCTTCCTTCAAGAGCTTAAACGCTCACTGGGTGAGGACATACATGAGGATGAAACGCCACCTCAAGCCTCAACAGACTGGTCGACCCGAAAGAGCCTCATATCAGGGTggtgggagaaagagagacccCGTCTGGTCAACACCATGGTGGCTGGACAACATGCGGCAACTCGGATCTGCCAACACTGTGGAAACGGTCCAGCCGTTATCCGTTGTTGTGACTGCCGACCACACCCATTCCTCTGTGGCCA aGGCGTCTTGTACCTTTGGAGATGCCAGAGACAATATGTGTTTGTCTACGAGGATCGTCCACTGTCAACATAG
- the LOC120545259 gene encoding spidroin-1-like: MGGSESTLRRWIRDLPPHLSGLMNKLKVRKTQKRTPGYVAGGVGAGVGLGIGLLFLAAPFTRGASLAAVGAGVLGVAGGVVAGRAVAGGVGAEIGAAVGIGHLFFAALFSRGSSLGALPVAGGAAAAAVAAEASEGVAGGVRAVAVGIGAVAGGVGAIVGIVVLVLAAPFTGWVSLAGGVALAVAGGAVAGGAVAGVGLLVLAAPFTGRNSLAAAAAGVGAAAGGGGAVVGVGLLILTAPFTGRVSLAAIGAEVLAVVGGVIAGGAVAAGDTGGGAAAGGVVAAEDAGAVAGAIGAVVGIGLLALAAPVTGGASLAVLGAEMLAVVGGVVAGGAVAAEDAVAGAAEGGIGLLVLEALFTGRVSLAAAAMLAVVAGGAAAGALVGGR, from the coding sequence ATGGGGGGTTCAGAGTCAACACTAAGAAGATGGATCAGAGACCTCCCTCCTCATCTGTCTGGATTAATGAACAAACTTAAAGTCAGAAAGACGCAGAAGagaacacctggatatgttgcTGGAGGAGTAGGAGCAGGAGTAGGACTAGGAATAGGACTCCTGTTCCTTGCAGCTCCGTTCACTAGGGGGGCTAGTTTAGCAGCAGTAGGAGCAGGAGTGTTAGGGGTAGCAGGAGGAGTAGTAGCAGGAAGAGCAGTAGCAGGAGGAGTAGGAGCAGAAATAGGAGCAGCAGTAGGAATAGGACACCTgttctttgcagctctattcaGTAGGGGGAGTAGTTTAGGAGCGTTACCAGTagcaggaggagcagcagcagcagcagtagcagcagaagCAAGTGAAGGAGTAGCAGGAGGAGTACGAGCAGTAGCAGTAGGAATTGGAGCAGTAGCAGGAGGAGTAGGAGCAATAGTAGGAATAGTAGTCCTGGTACTTGCAGCTCCGTTCACTGGGTGGGTTAGTTTAGCAGGAGGAGTAGCGTTAGCAGTAGCAGGAGGAGCAGTAGCAGGAGGAGCAGTAGCAGGAGTAGGACTCCTGGTCCTTGCAGCTCCGTTCACTGGGAGGAATagtttagcagcagcagcagcaggagtcggagctgcagcaggaggaggaggagcagtagTAGGAGTAGGACTCCTGATCCTTACAGCTCCGTTCACTGGGAGGGTTAGTTTAGCAGCAATTGGAGCAGAAGTGTTAGCAGTGGTAGGAGGAGTAATAGCAGGTGGAGCAGTAGCAGCAGGAGAcacaggaggaggagcagcagcaggaggagtaGTAGCAGCGGAAGACGCAGGAGCAGTAGCAGGAGCAATAGGAGCAGTAGTAGGAATAGGACTCCTGGCCCTTGCAGCTCCGGTCACTGGGGGGGCTAGTTTAGCAGTACTTGGAGCAGAAATGTTAGCAGTGGTAGGAGGAGTAGTAGCAGGAGGAGCAGTAGCAGCAGAAGACGCAGTAGCAGGAGCTGCAGAAGGAGGAATAGGACTCCTGGTCCTTGAAGCTCTGTTCACTGGGAGGGTTagtttagcagcagcagcaatgtTAGCAGTAGTCgcaggaggagctgcagcaggagCACTAGTAGGAGGAAGATGA
- the LOC120545258 gene encoding uncharacterized protein LOC120545258, with translation MASTPRRGRSQDLPPPPDHSELMNKPKELAASFIREFDNREPKMRQIVGEFREISDEVRKMQERTDKVRKAGAGALGVTALGMLLGVAAGRAESAALTVAAGATGSAILVAGANVTKGISESESVNKVAELGKVFMEIVERLKKHLEEIKRMCAELEETSAELQAEISLKDMEVFQLTLRRVSILGRSDGVMSMWNVVTPTATPEKDRKLTDSIIKSADCCQEVVDDLKKMKEELKDFTEK, from the coding sequence ATGGCTTCAACACCAAGAAGAGGACGGAGTCAAGACCTGCCTCCTCCACCTGATCACTCTGAATTAATGAACAAACCCAAAGAACTTGCAGCTTCATTCATCAGAGAGTTTGACAACAGAGAACCAAAGATGAGACAGATTGTTGGAGAGTTTAGGGAGATCTCTGATGAAGTTAGAAAGATGCAGGAGAGAACAGATAAAGTCAGAAAAGCAGGAGCTGGTGCACTAGGAGTCACAGCCCTTGGCATGCTGTTGGGCGTAGCAGCAGGCAGAGCAGAATCAGCAGCACTAACAGTAGCAGCAGGAGCAACAGGATCAGCCATTTTGGTTGCTGGTGCAAATGTAACAAAAGGGATATCAGAGAGTGAAAGTGTAAATAAAGTGGCAGAACTGGGGAAAGTTTTCATGGAGATTGTTGAACGGCTGAAGAAACATCTGGAAGAAATAAAGAGGATGTGTGCAGAGTTGGAGGAAACATCAGCTGAACTTCAGGCTGAAATCTCTCTGAAAGACATGGAGGTGTTTCAGTTGACTCTTAGAAGAGTGTCTATCCTGGGAAGAAGTGACGGAGTAATGTCTATGTGGAATGTTGTCACACCTACTGCGACACCTGAAAAGGACAGAAAGTTAACAGACTCCATCATCAAGTCAGCTGATTGTTGTCAAGAAGTCGTTGATGACTTGAAGAAGATGAAGGAAGAACTCAAAGACTTTACAGAAAAGTGA